One genomic region from Pseudoduganella lutea encodes:
- a CDS encoding sensor histidine kinase, translated as MTQTLRYLFVVAGAVCSILLFLLASASDSSGFFDRYYSWLLGLNAAVAVALLLLVGVSLFRLYSRYKSGKFGSRLMTRLVMLFAAIGVLPGLVIFLVSVQFVSHSIESWFNVRVEEALEAGLDLGRSALDASLVELKGEVDKTAQELASLPFYAAPSALARFVKEHPRVQSAIIVDAEGGLIVSAVGERRINLSGDLPTAAMMAKAQEEPPYAVPEGGSEARDERAAAAPPDPNNVLRLRVLMPVPDPVQPSGGRLAPRYLQIIQAVSPQLANDGEMLRTAYSEYKERYVARNSLRRMYIETLTLTLLLAVFGAIAAAFLIANDLAQPLLLLAEGTRAVAEGDLSPRPIVASSDELGTLTQSFNTMTRQLSEARSAVERNRIALQNAKAHLESVLANMSAGVMVLDSEFRLVTCNDSVERILQKAGVTLIGKPLADVDGMHEFAAAVIAAFSAQSAQSAAGRNVQRLHWQRQIEIPRLASNPDDNDLILLTRGSRLPLEGGGGYIVVFDDITDVISAQRSIAWGEVARRLAHEIKNPLTPIQLSAERLQMKLESKLAPTDVELLNKSTTTIVNQVAAMKRMVDDFRDYARTPPAQLGPLDLNELVEEILHLYVAGDGNDIIHPHLAPYLPMVMGDETQLRQVIHNLLQNAQDALADLPEGAEGTPAEGKRAPRVDVVTEAIHYQSADGGTRIAVRLSISDNGPGFAPKILARAFEPYVTSKARGTGLGLAMVKKIVDEHGGRIDIQNHPDGCGASVLILLLKLAPVQLA; from the coding sequence GTGACCCAGACCTTGCGGTATCTGTTCGTCGTTGCAGGGGCCGTGTGCAGCATCTTGCTGTTCCTGCTGGCGTCCGCTTCCGACAGTTCCGGTTTCTTCGACCGTTATTATTCCTGGCTGCTGGGCCTGAATGCCGCCGTCGCCGTGGCATTGCTGCTGCTGGTCGGCGTTTCCCTGTTCCGCCTGTATTCCCGCTACAAGAGCGGCAAGTTCGGCTCGCGCCTGATGACGCGGCTGGTAATGCTGTTCGCCGCCATCGGCGTGTTGCCGGGGCTCGTGATCTTCCTCGTGTCCGTGCAGTTCGTGTCGCATTCGATCGAGTCATGGTTCAACGTGCGCGTCGAGGAAGCGCTGGAGGCGGGCCTGGACCTGGGCCGCTCGGCGCTCGACGCGTCGCTGGTGGAGCTGAAGGGCGAGGTGGACAAGACGGCCCAGGAACTTGCCTCGCTGCCGTTCTATGCCGCGCCCTCGGCGCTGGCGCGCTTCGTCAAGGAACATCCGCGCGTGCAGAGCGCGATCATCGTCGATGCCGAGGGAGGGCTGATCGTTTCGGCCGTCGGCGAGCGCCGCATCAACCTGTCCGGCGACCTGCCGACCGCCGCGATGATGGCCAAGGCGCAGGAAGAGCCGCCGTATGCCGTGCCCGAAGGCGGCAGCGAAGCGCGCGACGAGCGCGCGGCCGCGGCCCCGCCGGACCCCAACAATGTGCTGCGCCTGCGCGTGCTGATGCCGGTGCCCGATCCGGTGCAGCCTTCCGGCGGGCGGCTGGCGCCGCGCTACCTGCAGATCATCCAGGCCGTTTCGCCGCAACTGGCCAACGACGGCGAGATGCTGCGCACCGCGTACAGCGAATACAAGGAACGCTACGTCGCCCGCAACAGCTTGCGGCGGATGTACATCGAGACGCTGACCCTGACCCTGCTGCTGGCCGTGTTCGGCGCGATCGCGGCGGCATTCCTGATCGCGAACGACCTGGCGCAACCGCTGCTGCTGCTGGCCGAAGGCACCCGCGCGGTGGCCGAGGGCGACCTGTCGCCGCGCCCCATCGTCGCCAGTTCCGACGAGCTGGGCACGCTGACCCAGAGTTTCAACACGATGACGCGCCAGCTTTCCGAGGCGCGCAGCGCGGTCGAACGCAACCGCATCGCGCTGCAGAATGCCAAGGCCCACCTGGAATCGGTGCTGGCCAATATGTCGGCCGGCGTGATGGTGCTGGACAGCGAATTCCGGCTTGTCACGTGCAACGACTCGGTCGAACGGATCCTGCAGAAGGCCGGCGTGACGCTGATCGGCAAGCCGCTGGCCGACGTGGATGGCATGCACGAATTCGCCGCCGCCGTGATTGCCGCGTTTTCCGCCCAGAGCGCCCAGTCGGCGGCCGGCCGCAACGTGCAGCGCCTGCACTGGCAGCGCCAGATCGAAATCCCGCGCCTGGCCAGCAATCCGGACGACAATGACCTGATCCTGCTGACGCGGGGCTCGCGCCTGCCGCTCGAAGGCGGTGGCGGCTACATCGTGGTGTTCGACGACATCACCGACGTGATCTCGGCCCAGCGCTCGATCGCCTGGGGCGAGGTCGCGCGCCGGCTGGCGCACGAGATCAAGAACCCGCTGACGCCGATCCAGCTGTCGGCCGAACGGCTGCAGATGAAGCTCGAGAGCAAGCTGGCGCCAACCGACGTGGAATTGCTGAACAAGAGCACTACCACGATCGTCAACCAGGTGGCGGCGATGAAGCGGATGGTCGACGATTTCCGCGACTATGCACGCACCCCGCCGGCCCAGCTCGGGCCGCTCGACCTGAACGAGCTGGTGGAAGAAATCCTGCACCTGTACGTGGCCGGCGACGGCAACGACATCATCCACCCACACCTGGCGCCCTACCTGCCGATGGTGATGGGCGACGAAACGCAGCTGCGGCAGGTGATCCACAACCTGCTGCAGAATGCCCAGGATGCGCTGGCCGACCTGCCCGAAGGGGCGGAGGGAACGCCGGCCGAAGGCAAGCGCGCGCCGCGCGTGGACGTCGTCACCGAGGCGATCCACTACCAGAGCGCGGATGGCGGCACGCGGATCGCGGTGCGCCTGTCGATTTCCGACAATGGGCCCGGCTTCGCGCCGAAGATCCTGGCCCGCGCGTTCGAACCCTACGTGACGTCGAAAGCGCGCGGCACTGGCCTGGGCCTGGCCATGGTGAAAAAGATCGTCGACGAGCATGGGGGGCGGATCGACATCCAGAACCATCCGGACGGTTGTGGCGCTTCGGTACTGATTTTGCTGTTAAAGTTGGCACCGGTGCAGTTGGCATAA
- a CDS encoding DUF4390 domain-containing protein → MLLMLACALPQAARAAEGTVEITRAYIEAAEEGYRLSAAYSFDLNHGLEDALQYGVPVNFATQITFTRPRWYWFDEKAVTARRTHKLWYNVLTRQYHVQIEGSVRQNFDSLEDALFFIRRPTRWVVAPRGALKVGEIYNVTLSMGMDRDYLPKPIQLNAFNNRDWNLASQKRTFQYRAE, encoded by the coding sequence ATGCTGCTGATGCTGGCCTGCGCCCTGCCGCAGGCGGCGCGCGCCGCCGAAGGAACCGTCGAAATCACCCGTGCCTACATCGAAGCGGCGGAAGAGGGCTACCGCCTGTCCGCCGCGTACTCGTTCGACCTGAACCACGGCCTGGAAGACGCGCTGCAATACGGCGTGCCCGTGAATTTCGCCACGCAGATCACGTTCACCCGGCCGCGCTGGTACTGGTTCGACGAGAAGGCCGTGACCGCCAGACGCACCCACAAGCTTTGGTACAATGTGCTGACGCGCCAGTACCACGTGCAGATCGAAGGCAGCGTGCGGCAGAATTTCGATTCCCTGGAAGATGCCCTGTTTTTCATCCGGCGCCCCACGCGCTGGGTCGTGGCCCCGCGGGGCGCGCTGAAGGTGGGCGAAATCTATAACGTCACCCTCAGCATGGGCATGGACCGCGACTACCTGCCCAAGCCGATCCAGCTCAATGCCTTCAACAACCGCGACTGGAACCTGGCTTCGCAAAAGAGAACCTTCCAGTACAGGGCGGAGTAA
- the rsmB gene encoding 16S rRNA (cytosine(967)-C(5))-methyltransferase RsmB, producing the protein MQTEFQAELKSDSLAFALLGAATAVVQVRGGMALPQALAGVFANPATTPQARGAIQDVAYRAMRQLGRSDALVAAMAPKAPDPLVGALLAAALPLMGAGEDGPAPYEAFTVVDQAVTAAGSHPDTARAKGMVNALLRRFLREQQALLADVLQQPVAQWNYPQWWIDAAITAYPQEWEQVLAAGNVAPPLTLRVNTRKGTVDAYLELLAQAGIGARRIGEHAVRLDKPMGVHLIPGFDAGLVSVQDAGAQLAAQLLDVQDGMRVLDACAAPGGKTGHILELADADLTALDVDPQRLARVRENLDRLQLSATLQAAAAQGREWWDGQPFDRILADVPCTASGIVRRHPDIRWLRRKGDTLQLATLSGQILDNLWQMLRPNGKLLFVTCSLWPQESEAQAAAFAVRNRATRLDAPGQLLPAGGAEQDHDGLFYALFRKDA; encoded by the coding sequence CTGCAAACGGAATTCCAGGCCGAGCTGAAGTCCGATTCGCTGGCCTTTGCGCTGCTGGGCGCGGCGACCGCCGTGGTCCAGGTGCGCGGCGGTATGGCGCTGCCGCAGGCACTGGCCGGCGTGTTCGCCAACCCTGCCACCACGCCGCAGGCGCGCGGTGCCATCCAGGACGTGGCTTACCGCGCGATGCGCCAGCTTGGCCGCAGCGATGCATTGGTGGCCGCGATGGCGCCGAAGGCACCCGATCCGCTGGTGGGGGCGCTGCTGGCCGCCGCGCTGCCGCTGATGGGGGCGGGCGAAGACGGGCCGGCGCCCTACGAAGCCTTCACCGTCGTCGACCAGGCCGTGACCGCGGCCGGTTCGCACCCCGATACGGCGCGCGCGAAAGGCATGGTCAATGCGCTGCTGCGCCGCTTCCTGCGCGAACAGCAGGCGCTGCTGGCCGATGTGCTGCAGCAGCCGGTGGCGCAGTGGAACTACCCGCAGTGGTGGATCGATGCCGCCATCACCGCGTATCCGCAGGAATGGGAGCAGGTACTCGCGGCCGGCAACGTGGCGCCACCGCTGACGCTGCGCGTGAATACCCGCAAGGGCACTGTCGATGCTTACCTGGAGTTACTCGCGCAGGCCGGCATCGGCGCGCGCCGCATCGGCGAGCACGCGGTGCGCCTCGACAAGCCGATGGGCGTGCACCTGATTCCCGGGTTCGATGCCGGCCTCGTGTCGGTACAGGATGCCGGCGCCCAGCTTGCCGCGCAGCTGCTCGATGTCCAGGACGGCATGCGCGTGCTGGATGCCTGCGCCGCGCCCGGCGGCAAGACCGGCCATATCCTGGAGCTGGCCGATGCCGACCTGACGGCGCTGGACGTGGACCCGCAGCGGCTGGCGCGCGTGCGCGAGAACCTGGACCGGCTGCAACTGTCGGCCACGCTGCAGGCGGCCGCAGCCCAGGGCCGCGAGTGGTGGGACGGCCAGCCTTTCGACCGCATCCTGGCCGACGTGCCGTGCACGGCCTCGGGCATCGTGCGCCGCCATCCGGATATCCGCTGGCTGCGCCGCAAGGGCGATACGCTCCAACTTGCAACACTTTCCGGGCAAATTCTCGACAATCTTTGGCAGATGCTGCGGCCCAATGGTAAATTGCTGTTCGTGACATGTTCGTTGTGGCCGCAGGAATCCGAGGCGCAGGCGGCCGCTTTCGCGGTGCGCAATCGCGCCACGCGACTCGATGCGCCCGGTCAGCTGCTGCCCGCGGGTGGGGCCGAACAGGATCACGATGGATTGTTTTACGCGTTGTTCCGCAAGGATGCATAG
- the argS gene encoding arginine--tRNA ligase produces the protein MLAQQKQQIAALFQAALAPLLEGTSVTANVVLERPRDPAHGDVACNIAMQLAKQLKMNPRELATKIVAALLENPDGKGLVASADIAGPGFINLRVADAAKQAIVRTVLAQGAAYGRGEAGTGKSVIIEFVSANPTGPLHVGHGRQAALGDALSALFEAQGFGVTREFYYNDAGVQIHTLATSTQARARGLKPGDAGWPESAYNGDYIADIAADFLAKKTVSASDGAPVTGSGDVEDLESIRAFAVTYLRNEQDIDLQAFGVKFDNYYLESSLYKDGKVEAAVGALVANGHTYEDGGALWLRTTDYGDDKDRVMRKTDGTFTYFVPDVAYHIVKFQRGFTQAINVQGSDHHGTIARVRAGLQAVGLGIPQGYPDYVLHKMVTVMKDGAEVKISKRAGSYVTVRDLIEWSGGGDIAKGRDAVRFFLISRKADTEFVFDVDVALKTSDENPVYYVQYAHARICSALANWGGDEAQLAGVDLSLLTAPHEASLLAKLAEYPEMLQRAQAELGPHQVAFYLRELAGELHSYYFAHKWLLDDDEALKLARLALAVATRQVLRNGLALIGVSAPEKM, from the coding sequence ATGCTCGCCCAACAAAAACAACAGATCGCCGCCCTGTTCCAGGCCGCCCTCGCCCCCCTGCTGGAAGGCACTTCCGTGACCGCCAACGTGGTGCTCGAGCGCCCGCGCGACCCGGCGCATGGCGACGTTGCCTGCAACATCGCCATGCAACTGGCGAAGCAGCTGAAAATGAACCCGCGCGAACTGGCCACGAAAATCGTCGCCGCGCTGCTGGAAAATCCCGATGGCAAAGGGCTGGTCGCCTCGGCGGACATCGCCGGCCCCGGCTTCATCAACCTGCGCGTGGCCGACGCCGCCAAGCAGGCCATCGTCCGGACCGTGCTGGCGCAAGGCGCTGCCTATGGCCGCGGCGAAGCAGGCACCGGCAAGAGCGTGATCATCGAATTCGTGTCGGCCAACCCGACCGGGCCGCTGCACGTGGGCCACGGCCGCCAGGCGGCGCTGGGCGATGCGCTGTCGGCGCTGTTCGAGGCGCAGGGCTTCGGCGTGACGCGCGAGTTCTATTACAACGATGCCGGCGTGCAGATTCACACGCTGGCCACCTCCACGCAGGCGCGTGCGCGCGGCCTGAAGCCGGGCGACGCCGGCTGGCCCGAATCGGCCTATAACGGCGACTACATCGCCGACATCGCCGCCGACTTCCTGGCGAAAAAGACAGTGTCCGCCAGCGATGGCGCGCCGGTCACCGGTTCCGGCGACGTGGAAGACCTGGAATCGATCCGCGCGTTTGCCGTGACCTACCTGCGCAACGAGCAGGATATCGACCTGCAGGCGTTCGGCGTGAAGTTCGACAATTACTACCTGGAGTCCTCGCTGTACAAGGACGGCAAGGTGGAAGCGGCGGTCGGCGCGCTGGTGGCGAACGGCCACACGTACGAGGATGGCGGTGCGCTGTGGCTGCGCACCACTGACTACGGCGACGACAAGGACCGCGTGATGCGCAAGACCGACGGCACGTTCACGTACTTCGTGCCGGACGTGGCTTACCATATCGTCAAGTTCCAGCGCGGCTTCACGCAGGCGATCAACGTGCAGGGCTCCGACCACCACGGCACCATTGCGCGCGTGCGCGCCGGCCTGCAGGCGGTGGGCCTGGGCATCCCGCAGGGCTACCCCGACTACGTGCTGCACAAGATGGTCACCGTCATGAAGGATGGCGCCGAAGTAAAGATCTCCAAGCGCGCCGGCTCCTATGTCACGGTGCGCGACCTGATCGAATGGTCGGGCGGCGGCGACATCGCCAAGGGCCGCGATGCCGTGCGCTTCTTCCTCATCTCGCGCAAGGCCGATACGGAGTTCGTATTCGACGTGGACGTGGCGCTGAAGACTTCCGACGAGAACCCGGTGTATTACGTGCAGTACGCGCATGCGCGCATCTGCTCCGCGCTGGCCAACTGGGGCGGCGACGAGGCGCAACTGGCCGGCGTCGACCTGTCGCTGCTGACGGCGCCGCACGAGGCCAGCCTGCTGGCCAAGCTGGCCGAGTACCCGGAAATGCTGCAGCGCGCCCAGGCCGAGCTGGGCCCGCACCAGGTCGCGTTCTACCTGCGCGAGCTGGCCGGCGAACTGCACAGCTATTACTTCGCCCACAAGTGGCTGCTCGATGACGACGAGGCATTGAAGCTGGCCCGCCTGGCGCTGGCGGTGGCGACCCGCCAGGTGCTGCGCAACGGCCTGGCGCTGATCGGCGTATCCGCGCCGGAGAAAATGTAA
- a CDS encoding SPOR domain-containing protein, which produces MSFRTSPLLRTRQQGSTLVGIIIGLVIGLVIAVIVALVITKGQSPFTERTARANKPAESSGQIADPNKPMYGNREAARSANRDFEREQKQPQAAPAPTPAADPLQAVVDRIQNGGEPKAGTPASPVPPNTAAPPTQSAAPAPSPAGEDKWVYYLQAGAYRETADAEAVRAKLALLGFEASVTDRTTDSGVLHRVRVGPFTQVEAMNKVRGKLSENGVDVAVVRNQK; this is translated from the coding sequence ATGAGTTTCCGCACTTCCCCCCTGCTGCGCACGCGCCAGCAGGGCAGCACGCTGGTCGGCATCATCATCGGCCTGGTCATTGGTCTCGTCATCGCGGTCATCGTGGCGCTGGTCATCACCAAGGGGCAGTCCCCGTTCACCGAACGCACGGCGCGCGCCAACAAGCCGGCCGAATCGTCCGGCCAGATCGCCGATCCGAACAAGCCGATGTACGGCAACCGCGAAGCGGCGCGCAGCGCCAACCGCGACTTCGAACGCGAGCAGAAACAGCCGCAGGCGGCACCGGCACCCACGCCGGCCGCCGATCCGCTGCAAGCCGTGGTGGACCGTATCCAGAATGGCGGCGAGCCGAAGGCCGGCACGCCGGCCTCGCCGGTACCGCCCAACACGGCCGCGCCGCCGACGCAATCGGCCGCTCCTGCGCCATCCCCGGCGGGCGAGGACAAGTGGGTGTATTACCTGCAGGCCGGCGCCTACCGTGAAACGGCCGATGCCGAAGCCGTGCGCGCCAAGCTGGCGCTGCTGGGCTTTGAAGCGTCCGTTACCGACCGCACCACCGATTCGGGCGTGCTGCACCGCGTGCGCGTGGGTCCGTTCACGCAGGTCGAGGCGATGAACAAGGTGCGCGGCAAGCTGTCCGAGAACGGCGTCGATGTCGCCGTCGTCCGCAACCAGAAATGA
- a CDS encoding thiol:disulfide interchange protein DsbA/DsbL, whose protein sequence is MRLLKPTLKQILSATVFAFFAAGAAASPAAPKEGAEYKALPTPQPTDTGKKVEVIEFFAYWCPHCHTFDPTLSAWVKKQGDNIVFKRVHVPYNERLAPQQKLYYSLESLGLADALQPKVLAALHGGGQTFTRDDEVFDWVAKHGVDRQKFIDTYRSFGVAGKVRRSAALMESYKVEYWPLIIVDGRWQASPSLTGEANKNLDTEAAQQQATTQVLDFLVAKAKAEKK, encoded by the coding sequence ATGCGCTTGTTGAAGCCGACCTTGAAGCAGATCCTCTCCGCCACCGTGTTCGCCTTCTTCGCCGCCGGCGCGGCCGCCTCGCCCGCCGCGCCGAAGGAAGGCGCCGAGTACAAGGCGCTGCCGACGCCGCAGCCGACCGACACCGGCAAGAAGGTCGAGGTGATCGAGTTCTTCGCCTACTGGTGCCCGCATTGCCACACATTCGATCCGACCCTGTCGGCCTGGGTGAAGAAGCAGGGCGACAACATCGTCTTCAAGCGCGTGCACGTGCCCTACAACGAGCGCCTGGCGCCGCAGCAGAAGCTGTACTACTCGCTGGAATCGCTCGGCCTGGCCGATGCGCTGCAGCCGAAGGTGCTGGCGGCACTGCACGGCGGTGGCCAGACCTTTACCCGCGACGACGAAGTATTCGACTGGGTGGCGAAGCATGGCGTCGACCGCCAGAAGTTCATCGACACCTATCGCTCGTTCGGCGTGGCCGGCAAGGTGCGCCGCTCGGCCGCGCTGATGGAAAGCTACAAGGTCGAGTACTGGCCGCTGATCATCGTCGATGGCCGCTGGCAGGCGTCGCCCAGCCTGACGGGCGAAGCCAACAAGAACCTCGATACCGAGGCCGCGCAGCAGCAGGCCACCACGCAGGTGCTCGACTTCCTCGTCGCGAAGGCGAAGGCCGAGAAAAAATAA
- a CDS encoding SDR family oxidoreductase translates to MADVLASVSAKASATALTKLSAAAGPRVFITGASSGIGAALAARYAAQGATLGLFARREPVLRELAASLPFPEKHSIHAGDVCDHAALAAAARAFIAHAGGIDIVIASAGISHGTLTEVPEDLPVFETIIATNVTATVATFAPFIEAMREQGHGTLVGIASVAGVRGLPGGGAYSASKAAVVTYCEALRLEMRRHGIRVVTIAPGYIDTPMTRQNKYHMPFLMTPERFAASAVRAIAGGVRYRVIPWQMGVVARLLRWLPDALYDLAFARAPRKARKSAS, encoded by the coding sequence ATGGCTGATGTATTGGCCAGCGTATCGGCCAAGGCATCGGCCACCGCATTGACCAAGCTTTCGGCCGCTGCCGGCCCGCGCGTGTTCATCACGGGCGCTTCCAGCGGTATCGGCGCCGCCCTCGCCGCCCGGTATGCGGCGCAAGGCGCCACCCTCGGCCTGTTTGCCCGCCGCGAGCCGGTATTGCGCGAACTGGCCGCGTCCCTCCCCTTCCCCGAAAAGCACAGCATTCATGCCGGCGACGTCTGCGACCACGCGGCGCTCGCCGCCGCGGCCCGCGCCTTCATCGCGCACGCCGGCGGCATCGACATCGTGATCGCCAGTGCCGGCATCTCGCACGGCACGCTGACCGAAGTGCCCGAAGACTTGCCGGTCTTCGAAACGATCATCGCCACCAACGTGACCGCCACGGTGGCCACGTTCGCGCCCTTCATCGAGGCGATGCGCGAACAGGGCCACGGCACGCTCGTCGGTATCGCCAGCGTGGCCGGCGTGCGCGGGTTGCCGGGCGGCGGCGCCTACAGTGCCTCGAAGGCCGCCGTCGTCACGTATTGCGAAGCGCTGCGGCTGGAAATGCGCCGTCACGGCATTCGCGTGGTCACGATCGCCCCCGGCTACATCGACACGCCGATGACCCGCCAGAACAAGTACCACATGCCATTCCTGATGACGCCGGAACGCTTTGCCGCCAGCGCGGTGCGGGCGATTGCCGGCGGCGTGCGCTACCGTGTGATTCCGTGGCAGATGGGCGTGGTGGCAAGGCTGCTGCGCTGGCTGCCGGACGCGCTGTATGATCTGGCCTTTGCCCGCGCGCCGCGCAAGGCGCGCAAATCCGCATCATGA
- a CDS encoding biotin--[acetyl-CoA-carboxylase] ligase — MTDSMSFAPASLLDPGSIGARCAASASHVAIEAVAETGSTNADLLARLPAGTLSGPVLRIADVQTAGRGRAGRPWLSAPGASLTFSLAWPFKGPLQRLAGLPLAVGVALAETVASLDVPVQLKWPNDLMKDGAKLAGILVETGTAPDGTLWAVIGCGMNLVMPDDMEAQIGRAVASAPWLARMDRNALVALLLSRLAAVLAEFDDTGFAPFRDRWNALQAWRGEPVNILDQGNIIQQGIAAGVDDAGRLLLDTPGGRVAVLSGDVSLRLA, encoded by the coding sequence ATGACCGATTCCATGTCCTTCGCCCCCGCTTCGCTCCTGGACCCTGGCAGCATCGGCGCGCGCTGCGCCGCCAGCGCTTCCCACGTGGCCATCGAGGCCGTGGCGGAAACCGGTTCCACCAATGCCGACCTGCTGGCCCGCCTGCCGGCCGGCACGCTCTCCGGCCCCGTGCTGAGGATCGCCGACGTGCAGACGGCCGGCCGTGGCCGCGCCGGGCGCCCATGGCTGTCGGCACCCGGCGCATCGCTGACGTTTTCGCTGGCATGGCCGTTCAAGGGGCCGCTGCAGCGGCTGGCCGGGCTGCCGCTGGCGGTGGGCGTGGCGCTGGCCGAAACGGTGGCGTCGCTCGACGTGCCGGTGCAGCTGAAATGGCCGAACGACCTGATGAAGGATGGCGCCAAGCTGGCCGGCATTCTCGTCGAGACGGGCACCGCGCCCGATGGCACGCTGTGGGCCGTGATCGGCTGCGGCATGAACCTTGTCATGCCCGACGATATGGAGGCGCAGATCGGCCGCGCCGTCGCGTCGGCGCCCTGGCTGGCGCGGATGGATCGCAACGCGCTGGTGGCGCTGCTGCTGTCGCGCCTGGCCGCCGTACTGGCGGAGTTCGACGATACGGGCTTTGCGCCGTTCCGCGACCGGTGGAATGCGCTGCAGGCATGGCGCGGCGAGCCCGTCAATATCCTGGACCAGGGCAACATCATCCAGCAAGGGATCGCCGCCGGTGTCGACGACGCCGGCCGGCTGCTGCTCGATACGCCTGGCGGCCGCGTGGCCGTGCTGTCAGGCGACGTGTCGCTGAGGCTTGCGTGA
- a CDS encoding type III pantothenate kinase: MKAESAGTWLLLDAGNTRVKWALADADAPLGQWRVQGAMAHGLLDTLIAEWQAAGIVPARVLAANVAGGGVRAAIEGALRVCAPAAAVEWFAAVPSRAGIVNGYANPAQLGCDRFAAAIGVRALVPGRPVVIANCGTATTVDAVTADGTFIGGMILPGLRLMSGALARNTAQLPQIDAGTVLPPTFADNTHDAILSGCLAAQAGAIERAVGALGGAACIISGGAAPLIAPALNVPARHVDNIVMLGLHAALLAGEMGETC; this comes from the coding sequence ATGAAAGCGGAATCTGCCGGCACCTGGCTGCTGCTCGATGCCGGCAATACCCGCGTCAAGTGGGCGCTGGCCGATGCCGACGCGCCGCTGGGCCAGTGGCGCGTGCAGGGCGCGATGGCGCATGGCCTGCTCGACACCTTGATCGCCGAGTGGCAGGCGGCGGGTATCGTGCCAGCACGGGTGCTGGCGGCCAACGTGGCCGGTGGCGGCGTGCGCGCCGCGATCGAAGGCGCGCTGCGCGTTTGCGCGCCGGCCGCGGCGGTCGAATGGTTCGCCGCCGTGCCCTCGCGCGCCGGCATCGTCAACGGCTATGCCAATCCCGCGCAACTGGGCTGCGACCGTTTTGCCGCCGCGATCGGCGTGCGCGCGCTGGTACCTGGCCGCCCCGTGGTCATCGCCAACTGCGGCACGGCGACCACGGTGGATGCCGTGACGGCGGACGGCACGTTCATCGGTGGCATGATCCTGCCGGGGCTGCGACTGATGTCCGGCGCGCTGGCGCGCAACACGGCGCAGCTGCCGCAGATCGACGCGGGTACCGTACTGCCGCCGACGTTCGCGGACAACACGCATGATGCGATCCTGTCCGGCTGCCTGGCCGCCCAGGCCGGCGCAATCGAACGCGCGGTGGGCGCCCTTGGCGGTGCCGCATGTATCATCTCCGGTGGCGCCGCTCCCCTGATCGCCCCGGCATTGAACGTGCCTGCGCGCCATGTGGACAATATCGTGATGCTCGGCCTGCACGCGGCGCTGCTGGCCGGCGAAATGGGTGAAACATGCTGA
- a CDS encoding SPOR domain-containing protein, with protein MKHADYAMLKFCFFALLAANVALFAVGKGLVGDVAEGEREPARMEKQLNAKALKVIAPTQAVAAAAQAAPPGPAPKDEAVAVACIEVGNFVLAEARRFEAELAPLELGDRQSRRNVQGQDVSGYVVNIPPFPNRDAANRKAAELRAKGVENFYIIPDGQPMKLAISLGVFKQEAAAQTQLAALVKQGVTGARISPRYAPSKQLVFQFRDIGATTRARLEKIAAGFKEQQLRKCQ; from the coding sequence GTGAAACATGCTGACTACGCCATGCTGAAATTCTGCTTCTTCGCGCTGCTGGCCGCGAACGTGGCACTGTTCGCCGTCGGCAAGGGCCTGGTGGGCGACGTGGCCGAAGGCGAACGGGAACCCGCGCGCATGGAAAAGCAGCTCAATGCCAAAGCGCTGAAAGTGATTGCGCCCACGCAGGCTGTCGCGGCCGCCGCGCAAGCCGCTCCGCCCGGCCCGGCGCCGAAGGATGAAGCGGTGGCTGTGGCCTGCATCGAAGTCGGCAACTTCGTGCTGGCCGAGGCGCGCCGCTTCGAGGCCGAACTGGCACCGCTGGAACTGGGGGACCGCCAGTCGCGTCGTAACGTGCAAGGGCAGGATGTGTCGGGCTACGTCGTCAACATCCCGCCCTTCCCCAACCGGGACGCGGCGAACCGCAAGGCCGCCGAGCTGCGCGCGAAAGGCGTGGAAAACTTCTACATCATCCCCGATGGCCAGCCGATGAAGCTGGCGATCTCGCTGGGCGTGTTCAAGCAGGAAGCGGCCGCGCAGACGCAGCTCGCGGCACTGGTCAAGCAGGGCGTCACCGGCGCCCGCATCAGCCCGCGCTATGCTCCATCGAAGCAGCTCGTCTTCCAGTTCCGCGACATCGGTGCCACCACCCGTGCCCGGCTAGAGAAAATCGCCGCCGGCTTCAAGGAACAGCAGCTGCGCAAGTGCCAATGA